TCTGCGAACAGCGAGACCACCGACTGACCGACCGCTCCCTCAGCAGGCCACATCCCGGCGGGCGGATGCCCGAAGCGGTCCTCGTAGAACCGCCTGGCACGGTGGAGTTGCGCCACTGCGTCTTCTGGGTGGTGAAACCGCCGGGGATGCACTGCGCCGGGACGATCAATGGTGGCGCGATCCGAATCAACAAGCAACGGAAGGATGGGATGGTAAAACGGGGTGGTGGAAATCTCGATCTGCCTTCGCTCTTGGAGCTGTCGATGGATCGCGACGACATGGTGCAGGATCTTCAGTTGCTCGGCAACCATAGCCTCGATCTCACGAGCGGTATAGCCGGAGCCTTTTTCGACGAAGCGACGCACGGAGGAAGTCGTGCCATCAGGCAGCGCCACCTTGCCTTCTTGAAACTCTGGGCCGAACCAGGACAGGTTGAACCACATCTGGAGATCCGCGAGATCCTGGACCGTGAACGCACGACCGTTCTGGCGCTGCTCGAACAAGGCGCGATAGCGAGGCCAGGGGAAAATCTGAGTGTGCCAGTCGGCTTCGTAAAAGGTGGCGAGGAGTTCCTCGCGTTGGGCGGTTGAAAGCCGATGCGCAGGGGTCATGGTCAGCTCGAGCGCGCGATCCGTAGCCCCGCGCTCGACATAGTCCTCGATCTGCCACAGCAGCACCGGGGTCAGGTTGATGGTGAGGTGGACCTGAGGATGCTGTTCCAGCAACGCAGCCATGGCGTAGTAATCGCGGATGGCGTGCAGCCGCACCCAAGGGAACCGATACGATCCCTGTGGTCGCTTGGAGTGCAGATTTTTGTACAATGGCTGGTGCTGATGCCAAAGGATCGCCAGATGAATCTTGGGACCTACCTGAAAGGTGAAGGGGCCAATTTCACAAGTACCGGACGGCGAACTCCCGTGCAGCCGGTACTCCACCCGATCCCCGTCCGCAAACGGCCCGACATTGATGAACCAATAGCTATTGGCATCGTGGTTGAAGTTCCACCTCCCTTCGAGCCGTTTCCTGTCCTCGGCTCCGTCCGGATGCACCACGCAAACGTTGATCCAGGCTTGCTGGCCCTCCTCGATCGGCCAGGTGCCGAACTGGAGGTTAACGTTCTGCCCCGCACTGATGTGGAACGGGAAGCGCGGCGTGTCCGACGTGAGATGCCAGATCACCATGCTCTGTGACTCTCCCTGCTTCCTCTACTTCATCATGTCGTCAAACGGCTGCTCTGACTATCAACTCATCAACTGTCCAGACGCCCATTAATCTGTTCTCGTCTCTGCCTCCCCCATCGCGGGAAGAAGGCGGGTGTGGTCTCCGCATAGCGATCATAGGCTTCGCCGAATTCCGCGCGGATTGGCTCCTCCTCTTTGTGCGCGAGACGGACATACATCGCCACGAGTACGGGGAACATGAACAATGTCGGAATGGTTGGCCATTGGAGGAGAAAACCCAGCATGATCACGATGAAGGCTACATACTGAGGATGTCTGATCCGGGCATAGGGTCCGGTCGTGGCGAGGGTCTGGCTTCGTTGCGCCCGATACAAGACTTCCCACGAGGCCGCCAGTAGAAAGAACCCTCCGAAGATCAGCACCTCGCTGAGAATGTGGAGTGGATCAACATGCGCATGACCTTCCATGCCTAAGAGGGTATGCCAGAGATGGCCGGTCTCATGGGCGTACAGGTTAACGTCAGGATATCGACTGCCCAACCATCCTGACAGCAGGTAGATGGTCAAGGGGAATCCATACATCTCCGCAAACAGAGCTACGATAAACGCCGAGAAGGCACCCAAGGATCGCCAATCGCGTGTCGTCCGCGGCCGCGTGAAGCTGAACGCGAAGAGGATAAACACCAGCGAGTTGATGATCACCAACGACCACAACCCATAAGCCGATCCTTCATCCATGGGAATGGCCTCCGGTGTCGGCCTGTGAGTCGGGCTGCTTCCCGCCTTGCGGAGAATCCGAGTCATGACCACGATGTCGCCTGTGCAGGAGGAGATGGAACAACGGACAGGCAAAAAGGAGAAGATAGGGGAGGATTCCGAACACATGCGCCCGGTGTTCGGTCAAGAGAAAAAATCCCAGGACAGCGAGAAACGCATAGAGAACGAGCCGTCGTAGGTTATTCATCGAAATGGACCTCACTTGCACCGGTGGACCATTGACACTTGCATGTGCTCTTACACATAGGCATTAGCGGCATACTGCTGGACCATGCGGTGGGTGTTGAAGAATGACGCGTTGAATGCGATCGTATGCCGCATCACGTCGATCCAACGATCCCGCGATTGGTAGTACATCGGCAGGATCGTCCAACGCAGCTTCTGATACAGCTCGCGCGCATCCTCCTGCTGATCGGTCCCTTGGCTCATCACCCGTGAGCCGATCGACCAACCGGTGACGCCTTCAATGTGGCCCTCCAGCCACCATCCGTCCAGGACGCTAAGACTCGGCACGCCGTTGTGCGCCGCCTTCATGCCGGACGTCCCCGACGCTTCGAGCGGCCGCTGGGGCGTGTTGAGCCACAGATCCACGCCGGCAGTCAGGAGCCGAGCGAGGGTCATGTCGTAGTTGTCGAGATAGTGAATCGTCACATCCGGATCGAGCTGCTTGGCCGCTTGCACGATCCGCCGGATCATGTCCTTGCCGGGCTCATCCTTGGGGTGCGCCTTGCCGGCGAATATGATCTGCAGCGGTCCTGCCTTCTTGGCTACGTCGATCAATTCACGAGGCGCCGACACAATCAAATCGGCCCGCTTATATACGGTCGCACGGCGGGCAAACCCGATCGTGAAGGCATCCAGGCTCAACTGCTGCTGCGTGCGCTGTCTCACCTCTTCGAGCAGCCGCGCCTTGGCCTTGCTATGCGCGTCCCAGATCCCCTGATTTGGGATACTGATCGTGTAGCGCAGAGAGAACGGATCGGTTCGCCAACCTGGAATCGACCGATCGTAAAGATCCTGGAAGCTCTCGCAGGTCCAGGTGACTGAATGGACGCCGTTCGTGATCGAATCGATGACATGCGCGGGAAACATCTGTTGCGAGACTTCGCCATGCCGCTTCGCTACGCCATTGACATAGGTGCTCATGTTGAAGCCCAGGAGCGTCATGTTGAGGCGGTCCTCCCCACCTAGCATCTGTAAGACTTCCAACGGTAGTAGGTCCCCCATGACCCGACCCACAAGGTCATACGCGAATTGATCGTGCCCGGCCGGAACCGGCGTATGGGTGGTAAAGACGCAGCGACGTCTCACCGCAGGGAAGTCCCACTCTGTGGAACCGGCCGGAGTCGACTCGCGCAGGAGCTGGAGCGTCAAGAAAGCGGCATGCCCTTCATTCATATGGAATCGTTCTACCGCGGAATACCCAAGAGCCTGGAGCATTCGGATGCCGCCGATGCCCAGGATGATTTCTTGCGCGAGCCGGTAGCGGTCATCCCCTCCGTAGAGCCACAAGCTCAGCTCTCGGTCTTGCTGGGCATTGTCCGGGCGATTGGCATCCAACAAGAGCACTGGCACCCGGCCGCCTGTGACACCGACGAGATCGTATTGCCAAGCCTGGACGATCACGGTCCGTGCTTCGATAGTCACTGCCACTGTGGCTGGGAGGAGGTGAAGTCGGCCTCTCGGCTCCCAAGACACTGGCTGCTCGTGCTGGTTGCCCCACTCGTCCAGCTTCTGCTCAAAATATCCGTTCCAGTACAGGAGGCTAACTCCGACGGCTGGAATTTTGAGATCGGCAAACGATCGCAGCGTATCTCCCGCCAGGACTCCCAACCCTCCGCTGTAGGTGGGCATGGCAGGATCAAGCGCCACTTCCATCGTAAAGTACGCCACACGTCGGGTGGAGGAGCCGTCCGTCCCTGCTGGCTCGAGCGGGCTCAGGTATCTCTCCGGATCGGTGAGGAAAGAGCGCCGGCACAGCTCAGAACAGAAGTAGAGCGTCCGGTCTCCATAGGTTGTAGACGACGCCTGTTCTCGGAAGACGGTCATGCCACAGACCGGATCTTTCATACGATATTCCCCATCTTGCGGTGCCACCACGCCAGCAGAGCAAAAATCAGCGGCGGCAGCACCAGCATCTGCGCCAGCGGAGCCAACCCGATGTTCAACCCCGGCACGAGAGGCATACGCGGGCTGTAGGCCCACCAATGTGCGCCATAGATCGTGATCCACTCGACAGTGACGCTGATGACCGCTCCCGACAGCAGCAGTACGGCATAGCCTCGCGCTCCCGGCCGGAGATACCAGTCACGCTGTCCGATCACCAGCCAGCCGATCCGAAAGAGCAGGAGAACCACCAGGCCGTCCGCAACACTTGCCGCCGTACACATCCACCACTCAACCTCTGCCTCGCCAGGCATGACATACAGACTGGACTGGGCCCGTTCCCAAGGATGGTTGACCACCACGGCAAGACCGAAAAGAACGGTGAGCCGTTGATGGAGCAAGTGGCTCCACATCACGCTGCCTCCGAGGGACTTGCGTCGTCGATTGAACAAGCGACGCTCACATTCATGATGTCCGGTTTCCTCTTTCATTACCGGCCACTCCTACCTCTGGTTTGACCGCACGAATGAGAACGAGCGTCCCGAACGCGGTCGTGTAGCGGCCTGTTTCCTCCACGTGAGTAAATCCCGCTTCGCGAATCAGCCCCGGCACCATTCCTTTCACGTGCTCGTAGGCTTCTTCCAACCAACGCACGATGAGCGAGACACAGGCCATCAGAGCTGTATGGAGTTTCCCAAAATCCGCGATGTGCAACTCCCCGCTCGGTTTGAGTACACGGAAGGTTTCAGCCAGCGCGCGGCGCTTGTCCTCCAGAGTCAGATGGTGCAAGAGCAGACTCGCGACGACACGGTCAAAGGAACGATCTGGATATGGCAGTTGATAGGCCATCCCCTCGTCGAACGAGATATCGACGCCCGCCTCAGCGGCTTTCTCCCGAGCGCGTGCCAACACCACCGGGTCGCCGTCGATTCCCGCAACCGTAGATTGAGGCTGACGCTGCTTGAGCAGAATCGTGAGCGTGGCGGTCCCACAGCCGAGATCCAGCACCCGGTGACCCGGCTGCATCCCTACCTGTTCAACCAAACGAGGCTTAAACAGGTCCTCCCGCATGGTCCAGCGGATGACGGGATCGTACAAGCCAGTCAGCCAACCAAACCTCAGCGCAGGGATATACTGGTGACGCGTCTCGTCCATCGTCAGTTCTCCGCCACTGAGTGGACATCGTTCGTGACGACATCAACGGCATGCGCACGAGACATCTCCCACGTGGCTTCGCCATGCCGTTTGGCAACACCTCCGGTGCCGGTCCCGAAGAACCTAGCGGCCAGAAGAACAGTCACGCCTGTACAGTCGGCAACGCAAGAATCTCTCGCTCCGCATCAACCCAATCTTCCACATCACACCCCGGCCTGCAGCCTCGTTCGAGGTAGAGCTCGTAAGCCCGCTTCGCAATCCGCTCACGAAGGTCATCGGACATGATCTGTTCGGGGATAGCAGCCTGTGCGGTATCAGCCTTGTCGTTGTGCGGTTTCTTCACATGCTGCGGTTTCATGCTCCCTCCTTTTTCGGTCTCACAGATGAAATCCTTCCAGGTCCTGCGAGCTGGTGAATGCGCAATAGAACCTCATCGCCCTGGTGCTTCCGTGCCTGTCTGCCGACGCGGGTGAAGCAGGCTGGTCGCGGAACAATTCGAGAAACTCAACATCCACAGAGGGATCATCCTGGCTCCCATCAAGGAATGGCCGACTCTTGTTCGCGATGCAGCTTGGCGAGAGCCTCCGCTTCTTCGGCGGCTTTCGTGTAAGCGTGCATAAAGTCGCGGCAATGCCTGAGCAGCTCTCCTTTGGACTCTTTTGGAGAGAGCGGATAGGCGTGGAGCGCGTATCGATCACCCATCTGACGCATCTCCTCTGCCTTTCCTCGTAGGCGCACGGCCTCCTGCTCATACCAGGCCGCCAGTCCACTGTGATCGTTGCGTTCAATGAGTTCGCGTGGTGGGCCCGTCGAACAGGCCATGACCGCCACGACGAACAACAGGACGAACCACGACAGCTGCCGCGAGATCTTCATAGACGCTTCCTTCCTTCGAATAGGGAGGACCCAGAGCACCGCCGAGGCGTCTCTTCGCATACGTTTTGAATACAGATCGCCTCGGCAGTGCTCCCTGCTCGGCTCCTCTCGAACAGAGACTTGAACTGCGTCGCTGTCTACGGGCCCTTGCGCGTCAGACTCAAGTGTTCACTCGCCAAGGCTGCGGCCTCGTCGGCCATCTTTCTGTAGTTGCGAGCGATTTGACGGCAGTGCGCCGCCTCGTCGGCGATGTCGC
This sequence is a window from Candidatus Nitrospira inopinata. Protein-coding genes within it:
- a CDS encoding glycoside hydrolase family 57 protein; the encoded protein is MVIWHLTSDTPRFPFHISAGQNVNLQFGTWPIEEGQQAWINVCVVHPDGAEDRKRLEGRWNFNHDANSYWFINVGPFADGDRVEYRLHGSSPSGTCEIGPFTFQVGPKIHLAILWHQHQPLYKNLHSKRPQGSYRFPWVRLHAIRDYYAMAALLEQHPQVHLTINLTPVLLWQIEDYVERGATDRALELTMTPAHRLSTAQREELLATFYEADWHTQIFPWPRYRALFEQRQNGRAFTVQDLADLQMWFNLSWFGPEFQEGKVALPDGTTSSVRRFVEKGSGYTAREIEAMVAEQLKILHHVVAIHRQLQERRQIEISTTPFYHPILPLLVDSDRATIDRPGAVHPRRFHHPEDAVAQLHRARRFYEDRFGHPPAGMWPAEGAVGQSVVSLFAETGVRWIATDRGVLARSGQYGYDVQDSNVLCQAYRAENGLGRGVAVFFRDPVLSDKIGFHYHRYANPAQAAADFLQELKERFAWQVNDPPNRIVSVILDGENAWGAYPHQARPFLHALYTALAADPEIRTVTFREYLEGNPMRRVPAHPIEALPKVYDLAEASWIDENGSAPGNDLGTWIGEREENRGWDHLREAREWLDRMKATPVGHPQTFEALYAAEGSDWFWWFGEDQASDSDAEFDDLFRDHVKAIYGTLRRKPPAALHDGIVPHALVWTFARPIRSIRVGDRLSIRTNCPGELTWKTNQGEQWTTHELIAAGGVMAAVHRFSLTLGPFAPPIQWIEFQFRCLHPGCCGADPCCRASLQRISVIGSQAKGRGRASRRAGGARSTEAFLK
- a CDS encoding methyltransferase family protein — protein: MDEGSAYGLWSLVIINSLVFILFAFSFTRPRTTRDWRSLGAFSAFIVALFAEMYGFPLTIYLLSGWLGSRYPDVNLYAHETGHLWHTLLGMEGHAHVDPLHILSEVLIFGGFFLLAASWEVLYRAQRSQTLATTGPYARIRHPQYVAFIVIMLGFLLQWPTIPTLFMFPVLVAMYVRLAHKEEEPIRAEFGEAYDRYAETTPAFFPRWGRQRREQINGRLDS
- a CDS encoding DUF2933 domain-containing protein, with product MLPYLLLFACPLFHLLLHRRHRGHDSDSPQGGKQPDSQADTGGHSHG
- the glgP gene encoding alpha-glucan family phosphorylase, which encodes MKDPVCGMTVFREQASSTTYGDRTLYFCSELCRRSFLTDPERYLSPLEPAGTDGSSTRRVAYFTMEVALDPAMPTYSGGLGVLAGDTLRSFADLKIPAVGVSLLYWNGYFEQKLDEWGNQHEQPVSWEPRGRLHLLPATVAVTIEARTVIVQAWQYDLVGVTGGRVPVLLLDANRPDNAQQDRELSLWLYGGDDRYRLAQEIILGIGGIRMLQALGYSAVERFHMNEGHAAFLTLQLLRESTPAGSTEWDFPAVRRRCVFTTHTPVPAGHDQFAYDLVGRVMGDLLPLEVLQMLGGEDRLNMTLLGFNMSTYVNGVAKRHGEVSQQMFPAHVIDSITNGVHSVTWTCESFQDLYDRSIPGWRTDPFSLRYTISIPNQGIWDAHSKAKARLLEEVRQRTQQQLSLDAFTIGFARRATVYKRADLIVSAPRELIDVAKKAGPLQIIFAGKAHPKDEPGKDMIRRIVQAAKQLDPDVTIHYLDNYDMTLARLLTAGVDLWLNTPQRPLEASGTSGMKAAHNGVPSLSVLDGWWLEGHIEGVTGWSIGSRVMSQGTDQQEDARELYQKLRWTILPMYYQSRDRWIDVMRHTIAFNASFFNTHRMVQQYAANAYV
- a CDS encoding class I SAM-dependent methyltransferase, whose translation is MDETRHQYIPALRFGWLTGLYDPVIRWTMREDLFKPRLVEQVGMQPGHRVLDLGCGTATLTILLKQRQPQSTVAGIDGDPVVLARAREKAAEAGVDISFDEGMAYQLPYPDRSFDRVVASLLLHHLTLEDKRRALAETFRVLKPSGELHIADFGKLHTALMACVSLIVRWLEEAYEHVKGMVPGLIREAGFTHVEETGRYTTAFGTLVLIRAVKPEVGVAGNERGNRTS
- a CDS encoding DUF2934 domain-containing protein, translated to MKPQHVKKPHNDKADTAQAAIPEQIMSDDLRERIAKRAYELYLERGCRPGCDVEDWVDAEREILALPTVQA